One window of the Parasphingopyxis algicola genome contains the following:
- a CDS encoding TraR/DksA family transcriptional regulator, translated as MTDLSIDGAQSRLEAQLAELEKREAHLARDLAEPLNADSSEQAVEMEDDQSLEAQALLVTREIASVKRALARIEDGEYGACVRCGGDINPKRLEARPEAALCIHCASKEG; from the coding sequence ATGACCGACCTCTCGATCGATGGGGCCCAGTCCCGCCTCGAAGCCCAGCTCGCCGAGCTGGAGAAGCGGGAGGCGCATCTGGCGCGCGATCTCGCCGAACCGCTGAACGCCGATTCTTCCGAGCAGGCGGTCGAGATGGAGGACGATCAGTCGCTCGAGGCGCAGGCGCTGCTCGTCACCCGCGAGATCGCCTCGGTAAAGCGCGCGCTCGCGCGGATCGAAGACGGCGAATACGGGGCCTGCGTGCGCTGCGGCGGCGATATCAATCCCAAGCGGCTGGAAGCGCGGCCCGAAGCGGCGCTCTGCATCCATTGCGCGTCGAAGGAAGGATAG